The Perognathus longimembris pacificus isolate PPM17 chromosome 3, ASM2315922v1, whole genome shotgun sequence nucleotide sequence tactggcatgagccaccagtgcccagcctaaaatatatatttcaccACTTTCTAGAATAAGCCTCTGGGAGCAGGGGGAATAACACAGTGACAGAGCACACAGAAGTGTGTTcactccccagccccgccacccCAGGCTCCCAAGCCTCCTAGCTGTCACCCTGGGCCTCCACCAGTGCAGGGTTCCAATTCTGACTCTCCGAGAAGGAATCTGGGTTCCGTCCATCTTAGAAGCGCGGGTCCCTGCTCCGCAGGGCCCTCCATTCCCCCACCAGAACAGGATCCCACCTTCCCCGTCCTCCTTACCAGAATAGGAGTCCCGGTCCCTATCAACGGTGCTGAAGGGTTTGTCGCTGTGCCAGGAGAGAGAGTCTCCAGCGTCTCCCCGGTACTGGCCCAGCCGCAGGCGGTAGTGGTCGCTCTCCGGTTCCAGGGAGAAGCTGTCGTAACGGGCACGAGCTGCGCGTCCCCCCCAATCCTCCAGCAGCACCAGGAGCTCGTGGTCCCCACGGCTGGTCAGCTGATGCAcgggttcaaggcccagccagTATTCTCCATCAGGCCGCCCGAAGCCCACCTTGTAGTGCTGCCAGGTGGTGAAGAAGTTGACAGAGCCATCTTGCCTCCGCTGGATCACGGTCCAGCCTCCGCCCTCCAGCAGTTGCTCGCACCAGGCTGCGAACACGTGGCGGCCCAGCCGCAGCTCATACACCCTGCTCTGCCTGTGGCCGGCCTTATAGGCTTCTGCACAATCACGCCAGGGGCCTGTGAACACAGGGCGGGCAGGGTAGGGCACAGCCAGGGCCAAGCATTCCCTTACTGGAATAAGATTTGAAgattcagaggctgggaatgtggcctagtggtagagtgcttgcctcgcatacatgaagctctgggctcaattcccaagcaccacatatacagaaaaagccagaagtggtgctgtggctcaagtggcagagtgctagccttgagcaaaaagaagccagggacagtgcacaggccatgagttcaagccccaggactggccaaaacagcaacaacaaaaagatttcaAAGTTCATTGATTCCCCTCACCCAAATAAAAGTACTGCCTCTCTACTTCTCTCTAAATAAGAGAACCAGTAGTCATTTCCTTACCTGGGCAAATAGGGAGTcagattcctttttgttttttgccagtcctgaggcttgcaagaacttagggcctgagcactgtttacctgagcttctttttgctcaaagccagcactcaacctcttgagccacagctccacttctgactttttctatatatgtggtgctgaggaatcaaacccagggcttcatgcctgctaggcaagcactctaccactaaccccgGTCTGGGATTCTTAAACATGGCTGCTGTGGTCTCCTCTCAACAAAGTAGCAGTCCTATGTCTTCTGTCCCCTCACAAAATAAGATAGACTCCTCtctagtttttgtgtttttttttttttaactattcacACTTAGTAACAGGTCTGGTCTTTGTTGGATGCcctaaggagtctgagatctgaggatcaaagtttgaaaccagcccaagcaggaaaaatccatttaaccatccaacaaaaataaaaagctgggggctggggatatagcctagtggcaagagtgcctgcctcggtatacccgaggccctaggttcaattccccagcaccacatatacagaaaacggccagaagcggtgctgtggctcaagtggcagagtgctagccttgagcgggaagaagccagggacagtgcttaggccctgagtccaaggcccaggactggccaaaaaaaaaaataaataaataagctggattggaggtatggcccaagagATAAAGTGCCAGatctgagcaaaaaaagttcagcgagagtgtgaggacctgagttcaagccccagtattggtgtacacacacaaaatttggccctttgcatgtgcgtgtgtgtgtatgatgctgAGAATAGATACAAGGCCTATGCACAGGCATTCCACCACTATGCTCTATTACCAGCCTGGtctattgtttttcctttttttttttttatcagaatagGTGCTATTTTCCTGTCCTCTCATTAAAATAGCCTCATTTCCTCAAATCCTCTTATTATGAGCAGAACCTCCCAGTAAAATCCAGACTTCCGTTTCTTCCTACCCATAATGAACTCTAGGAATCTCCTACTATTTCATACCCAATCCCTTCATCTTACCTGCTGGCTTGGTGGGGGCAGCAGGGTGCCCTGCTGGCATGGGAGAGGCTAGGGTGTCTTCTCTCCTAATGGGGTTGTTAGTACTACCCACCAGACTCAGGGGTACCACAGGCACCAGGGGTGGCGGCAGGACCTGTGATGTGCAGGAGAAGGCCAAATGTGATGCAACTCACCTCAGCTCGGGAGGGTGCATCTCTGGCACCCTGAACCAACATCCCTAATCTGCTGCTCAAAGTTTAACTggcctctgcctcagtttcctttttatTCAAGTAGGAATACGAGGAGAACATCCAGCACTGATTATTGAGTTACCAAATTCTCTCTCCATTCTCTAATGCAATCTCAAACCTAAAAGCTAGGATAGGGCTGAGATGTGGCTGCATGGTGGAACAATTGCCTAGAATGCCTCAAGCTGCTAGGTTCCAGCCCTGGCACTGTAGGAActgttggggagggaggggggaaggggatctGAGATGACAGGCTCAAACCGACtaatacatgtaatcctagtcaggaagctgagatctagaggatcatattcttcaaaataaccagcaaaaagcagggctggaagcgTAGCtgcagtggcagagcaccattaACATCTCGACTTGTGTTCCTTTCTACCTACAAACCGAGCAACGCCCGGGCGAGTACGCAGAGGCCTTGAGCTccttgtgatgatgatgatgatacgcCTGAATATTTACATCAAGTATATAAGACTAAATAGCTGCTCATCCTGTGTTGgtttgggtgtttgtttttttcttttccggaTTTCGGAACTGCGGATAAAGGGTAGGGTGCTGGCTGGCTCCTAGGAAAGGCTTTTGGCGGTTACCTGCTGCTGCCCGGCCGCGCCCCCGGGACACAGGCGCTCCAGGCGGGCGATGAGGCCGCTCTGCCGGCTCACCAGCTGTGCCAGCTCCCGGAACCTGGCATCCAGCTGGTGGAAGCGGGCGGCAGCCTGCTGCGCCTCGGCTGAGGCATTGAGCACGCGCTCCCCGAGCAGCTCCAACGCGGCGGCAGGCTCCGCCCCCGGCTCAGTAGGCGCCGCCCCCGGCTCCGCTTCGTGCTGCAGCTGCGCGCGCAGCTGGCCCAGGCGCGCGCTCAGGCCGCGGCTCTCCTTGCGCAGCGCGCGCACCTCGCTGGCGACGGCGCCGTCGGCGGCGGCCAATCGCTGCAGCTCGCGCAGCTGCTCTTCGTGGCGCCCCACGCGCACGCGCAGGGCGGCCACCTCGCTGGCGTTGGCGGCCTGGGACGCGGGGCGCGCGAGGCCGGGGCCTCCGCTCCAGCACACGGCGCCCGTGAACTTGTGGGCGGGCAGCACGAAGGTGTAGCTGCAACGCGGGGCGCTCGCCCGCGCCCACCACGCGCCCAGcaccagcagcagctgcagccGGAGGAGGGAGCACGCGGCCAGCCTGCAAGTAGAGACGCCCGGATCCGCATTCAGCACCCCAATCCAGGCTCAACCGCCCCCACGCGGGACGTGACCCTGCCCTGGGCTTCAGTCCCCTGGATGCCCAGCAATACATTCATTCATCGGGCTttctgtgtgtgtcagtcctggggcttgaactcagggcctgggcgctgaccctaAGCCTTATTTCctggaggctggtgctctatgaaccacagctccacttccggtttttaatGGTAATGcggggactggcttcaaaccacgatcctcaggtcccagcctccagagtggctcaGGTTATAGGGGTGAGCACCAGAGCCTGGCCTCTGCCATCTTTTTGCACTAGCAGAGATAACCCCCCCAGCCAGGCCCCTCTTCCATTTGAACCCGGGGTtcctccctgtcccccacccctttcctccaGGCACCATCTGCATCTCCTCACAGCCCCTGCCTCCCTTGtctccagccctcccctccccccggccccccaccacTGCAGCAGCCCCGCGGCCGGTGAACACCCTGCTCACCTCTCCACTCTGAACCTTCTGGGGCTCTACCTCCCTTGGAGAGGAAAGCCCAAGGCCCTGCCCTCACCTCCTCATGCACATCACAGACAACATCCAGGCAAGCCCTCTGCACTTGTGCTTTTCTTAAGTCTGAAACATTCTCCATAGACATTTATTTTCTGGTGGATGGGACGCAGGGCTTCCCACATGCCACGTAGTGCTCACCCTTTTatctttgagatggggtctcaccaCGTAATCCCCCCGAGTGTCCTGGAACTCGAGATGGCTGgtgttacaggcatgcaccactatgctcaccccccacacacacttggaACTCATGTGCACACATCTTCCATCAGCCCGAGATTTGGCCAAATTCAACCCACACGACCTGCCAAGACTAGgtctccccccacacccacctTCAGAATCCACCTCCTCCTGGGCCCCTCACCCTCACCTCTCTCCACCCAGCCTGTCCATGATCCAGTGATGTTCTCAGCAGACACAGCAAGTCCCAGGAAGAGCCTGGGCCCAGGGGGACCTCTGCACTGGGGAATGGGAGAAGTGggtgagagaggaggagagggctaaacagccaccccaccccctcgAGCGCAGCAATTGTAAATATTTAGCATTTCCCCCATGAGAACTGAGGCTGAGCTGCCAGACCTTCTCCAGCCCAGGCCACCAGAGCCTGATAAGACAGTTCACTGTCCCTAAcggttctttctcttctcttcctcctgtcaGAGCACAGAGCATCAGATGGTTGGAATCCCaggcacccacacccacaccacacacggggggggggggaggaggaggggggaagggtcaTGGTGACCTTCAGCACGCACTTGCTGGGAGGCAGGTCTCAGCAACTTGTATGCTCTACACTTTCTTTCACAACTAAGGCTCAGACAGGGTGAGCTATTTTACTTGGCTGTGGGTCACACAGCCAGAAAGAGAGGTGACAGACTCCATTGGCTCCTGAATGCACAAAGACAAGAAGATATATTCAGGAGCTTGGGTGAAAGGCCCAGTGGTAGGGGCAGGGCTAAGTAAATGGGCAGGAGCCGGTTGTGGGCGTGCTTTGGAAGGGTGTGGCATGACTAAAGTTGATGCCACTACGTAGTGGGGCTTGGAAGAGGAGTGGGCGTGGCTCCAATGTGGATGTGGCTAAAGTAGGTGCAGCCACATGATGGCACAAAGAACGGGAGTGGGTGTGGCTGATAGGGGCGTGGCTCAGGCGTGAGGTGTGGCTACATGGTGAGTATAAAATAAGAGTGGGTGTGGCTGCTTGGAAGGGCGTGGCTCCAATCGGGGCGTGTCTAAAGAGGTGTAGCTATGTGCATAGAATAGGGTGGGCGTGACTCACGTGGGCGTGGCTACAGTAGGAGGCGAAGCGGGCGTAACTGAGGTTGGGGGCGTGGCTTGAGTGTGGGGTGTGGCTTCAGGTAGAGCTCTTGCAGGGTTCTGGCATCTAACCCAGTATCCTCCCCACATATACACATAGATGGAAGCATAATACACATTCAGGCAACAAAACTATCACGGTAACAGCTCTacacaacacttttttttttccagctgtggggcttgaactcagggcctgggcactgcccctgagctgcttttgctcaagactagtgccctaccacttgagccacagtgccacttccggcttttttcgtgtgtatttggtgctgaggaatctaacccagggcttcatgcatgctaggcaagcactctaccactaagccacattcccagcccaatacaaTACTTTAATAAGAATAAAGCTATGTTTCAAAAAATACCACACAattcaggcatcagtggctcatacctgtaatcctacctactcaggaggctgaaatctgaggattacggttcaaagccagcctgggcaggaaagtccatgagactcttatgtccaattaaacaccagaaaactggaagtggtactgtggctcaagtggaagagtgacctgaagagctcaggaacagtgcccaggcccagagttcaagccctacgaccaaccaaaaagaaaaaaagacagaaaaaatatcACATACACATAGCCCAACTTAGAGGAAGATACCCCACAGTCTGAGTGTCTACATCTGTGTTAAACACTTACCCACAACCAGCGGTCGGAGACACTGAACAGATACCTATCGGGCCTTTTGCTGGTCTAGTTGTCTTTCTTTCACACATCCAGTCACATTTCcgcacacagcacagcacacagGCACAGAACAGGAAGAAAGACCCCAGCAGTCCATTTCTCACAGGCAGGAAGTGATCATGGGGTCGTGCAGagaacccctcccacccccaaagccAACGCTAGCTTCCCCACCTGTGTGAGGAACAACTGAGCACGGCcgatcctccttcctcctcctcaccgtctTGAGCCTGGGAGTAACCGGAGTGCACTCCAGGGCTCAGAGAGGAAATGGTTGTCCCAGATTTGAGGCGAGAAAGGCTGCCAAGTTGGGCTCCAGGCCTGGGATGGGGGCCCCTCACCCTCACCTGCCTCTAGCTTCCTCATTGACAGAGAAAGGAGACATGGAGAGACATGGAGAGCGATCTGCGAGGAGCCTGGGACCTGGGATAGATGGGGACAGGGACATGAGGAAGATGTAAGCTTATAGAGGATGAAAGGGATGATGGATGGAATAGTCGGGTGGGGGGAGGTTAAGacaaggaggggaaagaaagagaagcaaaatgAGAGGAAAGCACAGGGAATTGGGGAGAATGCATGGTGGAAGGGGGCTGATGGGTGGGGATAGTGATGCTTAAGCCAGCAAGGGTGTACCTTCCCCCACCACAAAGTTTTGGGGAGGAAGCCAGCATCTTGATGCCAAAACAGGCTTGGAGTGGAAAGGAGGTAGGCGAGTTATTCCTGGAGTGTCAGCCTTGCCCAGAGCTGCCAGGAGGTGATGTGGACTTTCCATCCCTTGCCCCATAGCAGACGGCCCTGGACGGAAAAGAGGAAGTGGTCGGCCCCATCTGGTATGTGTCTGGCTGCATTGAGTCTTGCCTTTCGATCTTTTTATTTGTGAATAAATAAAGGCAGGGGAATACCCTGCAATATGGGGTTTGTTATCAGCCTCCAAATCATAAAactgctgaggcagaaggatcatgagttcaaattcaaagccaacctgggcttaTATAGTGAATCCCAAGCCAGTAAAAGCTAATggagagacctcatctcaatgagaaagagacagagggacagagagagagaaagagctgtATAGGAGATTACTTCATGGAAAATATGATATATGAACCTCTGAAATGCCATGCAAAAAAACTTGATGCAATAGGCACTTAAGGGGCTAGGAAaatggctcagtgacagagtgcatgcataaagccctgggtcaattcctcagtaacacattgAAGGACTAACTCCCACCCTATTTTTCCCAGGTGCATACAGACAGCAGGCAAGAGACCAAAGATATACACAGAGCCTGGCTGTAAACATCCCACTGTGGGCCTAGCCTATAAGGCTCTGAGGCAAGAAAAGGGTTAAGAGGCAGGAAAACTAAAAACTGTATCCTGTGAAGGTAAAACTCTTGGCAAGacagatggagggctgggaatgtggcttagagtgcttgcctagcatgcacaaagccctgggttcaattcctcagtactacataaacacaaagagctggaaatggctctgtggcgcaagaggtagagtgctagccttgagtaaaaagaagccagggacagtgctcaggccctgagtccaagagccaggactggaaaaaaaaaagaaaatggagagttgTTTGAACATTAAAAAGCTAGAgacaagctgggcactagtggattactcctgtcatcctagctactcaggaggctgagatctgaggatcgtggtgcaaagccagcctgggcaggaaagtctgtgagactcttatctccaatgaaccaccagaaaaccagaagtggcgctgtggctcaagtggtagagcactagccttgagctgaagagctc carries:
- the Angptl6 gene encoding angiopoietin-related protein 6 — translated: MDRLGGERLAACSLLRLQLLLVLGAWWARASAPRCSYTFVLPAHKFTGAVCWSGGPGLARPASQAANASEVAALRVRVGRHEEQLRELQRLAAADGAVASEVRALRKESRGLSARLGQLRAQLQHEAEPGAAPTEPGAEPAAALELLGERVLNASAEAQQAAARFHQLDARFRELAQLVSRQSGLIARLERLCPGGAAGQQQVLPPPLVPVVPLSLVGSTNNPIRREDTLASPMPAGHPAAPTKPAGPWRDCAEAYKAGHRQSRVYELRLGRHVFAAWCEQLLEGGGWTVIQRRQDGSVNFFTTWQHYKVGFGRPDGEYWLGLEPVHQLTSRGDHELLVLLEDWGGRAARARYDSFSLEPESDHYRLRLGQYRGDAGDSLSWHSDKPFSTVDRDRDSYSGNCALYQRGGWWYHACAHSNLNGVWYQGGHYRSRYQDGVYWAEFRGGAYSLKKAAMLIRPVRL